In a single window of the Synechococcus sp. WH 8016 genome:
- a CDS encoding glycosyltransferase family 2 protein, producing the protein MKASIVIPCYNEKDAIRGTLEEIFHSLDKSQASDIDVIVVNDGSSDGSEHVLNSIQQEFKTYPLTIVHHKRNRGYGASLKTGIRKSHSEYICITDADGTYPNNRILELINKTLEKELDMLVGARIGADVSYSKVRSIPKMILVPWVSFLCGSDVPDMNSGLRVFRRELALEFLKLLPDGFSFTTTITICLFRNKYMVEYVPISYTRRIGKSHIKPIKDTLRFTQLILRTGMYFAPLRLLSPLFIGLAILFVLSGIYDIAVLSNLTEKTLLFGFTSLNILMFALLADMIDKRN; encoded by the coding sequence ATGAAAGCTTCTATCGTTATCCCTTGTTACAACGAAAAAGACGCCATAAGAGGCACGTTAGAAGAAATATTTCACAGTCTTGACAAATCACAGGCGAGCGATATCGATGTAATTGTTGTCAATGATGGGTCATCAGATGGCTCCGAACATGTATTAAATTCCATACAACAAGAGTTCAAAACCTACCCTCTCACAATCGTTCACCACAAGCGAAACCGCGGATACGGTGCTTCACTAAAAACTGGCATTCGAAAAAGCCATAGCGAATATATTTGCATCACTGATGCTGATGGCACATATCCCAATAACAGGATTTTAGAGCTAATAAACAAAACCCTGGAAAAGGAACTTGATATGCTAGTTGGCGCTCGAATAGGAGCAGATGTTAGCTACTCCAAAGTTCGCTCTATCCCCAAAATGATACTTGTGCCATGGGTATCATTTCTATGTGGCTCTGATGTGCCCGACATGAATTCAGGGCTAAGGGTTTTTCGGCGCGAGCTTGCACTTGAATTCCTTAAGCTGCTTCCAGACGGATTTAGCTTTACAACAACAATCACTATTTGCCTTTTCAGGAATAAATACATGGTGGAGTATGTACCTATTAGCTATACAAGACGTATAGGGAAGAGCCACATTAAGCCAATTAAGGACACCCTACGTTTCACTCAACTAATACTTAGAACAGGCATGTATTTTGCCCCCTTGAGACTTCTTTCTCCACTCTTCATAGGCCTAGCGATTTTATTCGTTTTGAGCGGGATTTACGACATTGCAGTCCTTAGCAACTTAACCGAAAAAACATTACTTTTCGGATTTACAAGCCTCAACATATTAATGTTTGCGTTATTAGCTGACATGATAGACAAACGGAATTGA